One window of Herpetosiphonaceae bacterium genomic DNA carries:
- a CDS encoding amino acid ABC transporter permease, with translation MATTSLPTRPSSTVVVSRLTRRFGRLLAAIVVVVLFPLVFGLGPEDFANVFQFGILRFISLGAIATITASLVAILLSLPLATLLALARFARGTPQHYLSTVVIEGIRAVPVLLVIVYVSRQFPGIGLERMSLSGAMKTLFGALFSSQGQAVVVALTLYTAVVNAELIRSGMASLDRGQFEAARSLGMSYAQMMRLVILPQTFRRILPPLIAQFTTLVKDTSLGYVVGFVELQKAAQIIYQQPGYSPMAVLYVTALIYFVINYVLGKVSLAIQQRRGGLPPHIDMG, from the coding sequence ATGGCAACAACATCGCTCCCAACCCGACCAAGCAGCACCGTCGTTGTCTCACGGCTGACCAGGCGCTTTGGCCGGCTGCTTGCCGCGATCGTCGTGGTAGTTCTTTTTCCGCTGGTCTTTGGCCTGGGACCTGAAGATTTTGCGAATGTCTTTCAGTTCGGCATTCTCCGCTTTATCAGCCTGGGAGCCATCGCGACGATCACCGCCTCGCTTGTCGCGATTCTGCTGAGCCTTCCGCTGGCGACGCTGCTGGCGCTGGCGCGCTTCGCCAGAGGCACGCCACAGCACTATCTCTCGACGGTCGTGATCGAAGGCATTCGCGCTGTGCCGGTCCTGCTGGTGATCGTGTACGTGAGCCGACAGTTTCCCGGCATCGGTCTTGAGCGGATGAGCCTGAGCGGCGCGATGAAAACGCTGTTCGGGGCGCTCTTCTCGTCGCAGGGGCAGGCGGTGGTCGTCGCGCTGACGTTGTACACAGCCGTGGTCAACGCGGAGCTGATCCGCTCCGGCATGGCCTCGCTGGATCGCGGCCAGTTCGAGGCCGCGCGCTCGCTGGGGATGAGCTACGCGCAGATGATGCGGCTGGTGATCTTGCCGCAGACCTTCAGGCGCATTCTTCCACCACTGATCGCGCAGTTTACCACGCTGGTCAAAGATACATCGCTGGGCTACGTCGTCGGCTTTGTCGAGCTCCAGAAAGCTGCTCAGATTATCTATCAGCAGCCTGGCTATAGCCCGATGGCCGTGCTGTACGTGACCGCGCTGATCTACTTTGTGATTAACTATGTCCTGGGCAAGGTCAGCCTCGCGATCCAGCAGCGCCGGGGTGGGCTACCGCCGCATATCGACATGGGCTAG
- a CDS encoding amino acid ABC transporter permease: MSAESIQLIVNGLLITLALTATSTIVALIFGTVLGVLRVGSNTVLREAAAGYIEFFRNIPILTVLFFMYFGLSRSQVLPIRLSPFSTATWGLGLYTAAYVAEIIRSGIYAVGRGQIEAARSLGLSFTQMLRLVLLPQAFSVAIPPLGTLLIALLKNTSIASTIVVGELFYQAGIVEGRTFNPNIFLIIGMIYVAVNIPLGLLVNYTERRLRILR, from the coding sequence ATGTCGGCAGAAAGCATCCAGCTCATCGTTAACGGCCTGCTCATCACCCTGGCGCTGACCGCGACCAGCACGATCGTCGCGCTGATCTTCGGCACCGTGCTCGGCGTGCTGCGGGTCGGCTCGAACACGGTGCTCCGCGAGGCGGCGGCAGGCTACATCGAGTTTTTCCGCAACATTCCGATCTTGACCGTGCTCTTCTTCATGTACTTTGGATTATCCCGATCACAGGTGTTGCCGATCAGGCTCTCGCCGTTCTCGACCGCGACCTGGGGCCTGGGCCTCTACACGGCGGCGTATGTGGCCGAGATCATCCGCAGCGGAATCTATGCGGTCGGGCGCGGTCAGATCGAAGCGGCGCGCTCGCTGGGCCTGAGCTTTACGCAGATGTTGCGGCTGGTGCTGCTGCCGCAGGCGTTCAGCGTGGCGATTCCGCCGCTGGGCACGCTGCTGATCGCGCTGCTCAAGAACACATCGATCGCCAGCACGATCGTCGTCGGCGAGCTGTTCTACCAGGCGGGTATCGTCGAAGGTCGCACGTTCAATCCAAATATATTTTTGATTATCGGCATGATCTATGTCGCGGTGAATATTCCGCTGGGCTTGCTGGTGAACTACACCGAGCGCCGCCTGCGAATCCTGCGGTAG